A region of the Leucoraja erinacea ecotype New England unplaced genomic scaffold, Leri_hhj_1 Leri_1585S, whole genome shotgun sequence genome:
aactctccctaaagctcacaccctctagtcctggtaacatcctcgtaaatctttcctgagccctgtcaagcttgacaatatctttcctataacatgctgcccagaacggaacacaatattctcaatgttgtctcaccaacgtcttatacaactgcaacatgacctcccaacttctatactcaatacactgactgatgaaggccaatgtgacaaAAGGCTTTTTGGCCACCTTCTGTACttacgactcgaccttcaaggaaccatgcacctgtattccaCGATCCCTCTGcccaacaacactccccagaggccgaccatttactgtgtaagtcctgcccttgttagacatcctgCAATGCAACAACtctcacttctctgtattaaattccatccaccattcctcagcccacctggccaatcgatccagattctgctgcaaACTTTCaccaaccatcttcaccatctgcaaaaccactcacatttgtatcatcagcaaacttgctaatcttgccctgtatgttctcatccaaatcactgatatagatgacaaacagtaattggCCCGGCACCAAACCCTGGggcacaccacaagtcacaggcctccagtctgagaagtaaccttccaccatcaccctctgtttccttccatggagacaatgtgctatccattcagctatctctccttggataccatgcgatctaaccttccagagcagcctaccatgtagaATCTTGTCGAACACCTTACTAAAGTTCATGTACCCAACATCTacagccctgccctcatcaaactcttttggtcacatcttcaaataaATTTGTGAGACAAGGCACGTACAAAACCAAGCTGACTATCCCTCATCAGCCCTTGCCTACCAAATGCCTGTATAGCCTATCCATCAGAATACtcgagtaactttccaactacagagataacctcaccggcctatagttcccagcattttcactgcagcccttcttaaaaagagacacatttgccactctccagtcttccggcacctctcctgtatttaaggacgactcataaattaaCCCtaaagcaggcacgtgccgtgagtaattactcagggtagtcactaggcagtcagtcgactttaaACATCCTCTTTTGTCTCCTCTGCTGCAGGCATGCGCAGGACACATGGACACAGTAcacggtgcaaaggcaggatttcagctgccttcattgCCCGTTGTAAGTGAAGGCTTGAGGCAGCGTCCACAGCACGCGAGTTGAACATAGTTATACCTATTACATGTACTGCGGTTGAAAgacacgggagaattatgcctaccgaaGATCGATTATTAAAATCataaccatttaataataaatactgaattttgtaaattaattggaaatctttactatttacatttaataattaccattttataatttgagTCAGTGAAGGCACTGCCTACattgcctaccctgatggcacgtgccgGCCCTAAACCTACCCCACTCTTTTCCTGCTGACGTGGAGCTTTGGGGGAAATAACTTGTTCCAATGATCCCCCCATCGATCCCCGAGCAGGTATCTGGTTCTGAGGCAGTGGACTGGGGTTCGGCTGTTGTTTCCTGGGGTTCCTCAGTTGTTAGGGAGGCTGGATCTGTAATAAAGTGTGGAAAGACAGTGAGTGCAGTGGAGGAAATAATCCAGCAGCTCTGGGTGATGGAAGGAGACCAAAATGTACAGGCGACCCCAATAGTCCAGTCCTCTCCTGCACCATGTATCCTGTCACCCCAATACGTCCCATTCCACAGTGGAGTGACCGCAatccctcccacctcctccatccctCACACCTCATACATTGGGACCCGTCCCTGCGTCACTCCTCCCCGCTGCCTCCTGATTCCAGGCTCTCCATCCATCTCTCTGCCCTCGTCCATGAGCGCAGCCcccagggagggtggggggggggggggcagaaccgACACTCAcctcaccagagctccaggcgcagcaccaggcccacaacctccacccACCATGTACACATGTGGTCCGCCTCTGCTGGGTCCCAGTGGGAGGGGAGTGAGGTAATCACTGGCCAAGGACAGAGCTGACCTGAACACTCGGGACGTCCCATAATATCTCCACAACCCCAACAACCCGTGTCACTGGGGAGCGGAGACCTACCTGTACAATACACAGCgctggtggagggtgacggccgCAGCCAATACACAAAGTAACCGATGCAGTTCTTCACCCTGATCTCACGGTTCCAGTTGCAGATGTAACTGCCCGAAGTGAAACAGACTGACCTGGTCACCTCCCCGTCTCCCACACTGGGATGGGCACCTGGAACGAGGATGATAAACATTGTAAACGGTGCCCGGTGCCACAGTGCGGCGGGGAATGTGAATGTGGAGCCAGTGTAAGGCAGTGATCACAAGCCAGGGTCGGGTCTAACCTGCCTCTGTCAGCGGTGAGCTGctgccctcaccctccccacccacactccccacaGCAGCCCCTGCTCCCTGAGAGCGGCTCCTGGTGCTGACACCCTGGGGTGCTGGGGTCTGGACTGGAAACACAAGCTCCGCGCCTGATGTTCAGACATTTACATACATTGAACAATATCCGAATCTGATTGCAATTAATTGGCATATTTAGAAAACAAAGCAAACAACAAATGCAAAAATCACAAACTGGAACTGAATCAAATAACTTTAACGACCCACAATCACACTTTTAAAATTAAAACCAATGATCTACTTTGTGAGCAATGTTGTTCAGCAGAGATCTGGGTCGTCAGTCTGACCCTCCCCAACAATAACTGAGACCATCTATTGTAAACTCTGAACCTACCGGCTAACCAGCCTGGGTACTTCCCGGAGCAGTGATTCACTGGAACGACAGTCTCTGGAATCTTCCATCCACCGGAACTGAAACAACAATCAGAGAATCAGCCCCTGAACTGAGGGGGtttgttcacccagagagagACCGGGAATCGAGGCCATTAATGTCCGCACCCCATCCTTGTTCAACATTCCATGGAATCCAATGTTGTTTTCTCTCCCCTTCCATCTTCCCCTGTTCTCTCTCCACAATGTGGGATCTCCACATTCTCTGTACTGACGCCCGTCCTATTGCAGCAACTGATGATCCGGTCTCCCTACAtttccccctcacacacccctcaTTGTCCTGTTCACATTCTCCATCAGAGTCCTCACGTTACCTGTTGAATCTGTACCATCCCGCTGCGAGAATTCCATCATTCATCCATGTCCCAGCGCTGCACTCAGTGTTGGAACAATCCGTGCTCCTCCAGGGCTGATCCAGGACGGTGTGGGTCACACACGGGTCACCGAGTGCGGAGTCTGTGGCTGAGGGACAGAGCGATGTTGGGTGTTAATGTCAAGTTCAGCTCATGTCCTCAGCCTCTTGTTCCCCACCTCCCTCATCTGTATCTCCACCGTCACCAACCCCGAGCACCAATAATCTCCCGTTCACTCCCTGACCAATGACACCATGGCCCGGATAAACACTGGGACCAACACTGGGCTGCAACCCAGTGTTATCGTAAATTTGTAAAACTATGTAATATGAGCAGCACAGCTAGTTCAGTTGAAATAAACATGTTGGAGTTGTTTAGAAATGATGATAATAAAACTGCACAGGAAATGGATCTTTAGTCCATTTGTTAGATATATGGGAGAGAGGTCTTCAAAATTACAGGGAGTATAATGTTAAAGATAACTGGAGGAAGACAAAGATGAAAGGTACTTACAGGGACATTGATCAATGACGACTTAATTTAAAAATGTAGAATCCACATGTAACCAATGTGGTGTGTGAATATAAAATGCTGTGGgtgctgtgaatctttgaaacattTTATGTTCTCTCAGTGTTTAACTGTGCGCACTGATAAGGCCTTCAATCTGAGTAAGGATGtgttggctttggagagggtccaggggaggtttacgagaatgacccGAGAAATATTGGGTCAACATATGTTGAGCATTTGAAGGTACTGGGCCTGcacttgttggagtttagaagaatgggggggaacctcattgaaatatacgggataaatgtcagttacaagaagctaacatagcgcactcttttgttttctgtataaaaatccaaaaattctggaacaaaatatttgaaatttgacaggcctttgacaaggttcctcatggaaggttggttaagaaggttcaactgttgggtataaatgcaggaatagcaagatggattcaacagtggctgaatgggagaagccagagggtaatggtggatggctgtttatcgggttggatgcaggtgactagtggggtgcctcagggatctgtgttgggtcctttgttgtttgtcatgtacgtcaatgatctggatgaaggtgtggtaaattggattagtaagtatgcagatgataccaagatagggggtgttgtggataatgaagaggatttccaaagtctacagagtgatttaggccatttggaaaaatgggctgaaagatggcagatggagtttaatgctgataaatgtgaggtgctacaccttggcaggacaaatcaaaataggacgtacatggtaaatggtagggaattgaagaatacagttgaacggagggatctgggtataaccgtgcatagttccttgaaggtggaatctcatatagatagggtggtaaagaaaagcttttggtatgctagcctttataaatcagagcattgagtatagaagctgggatgtaatgttaaaattgtacaaggcattggtgagaccaaatctggagtatggtgtacaattttggtcgcccaattataggaaggatgtcaacaaaatagagagagtacagaggagatttactagaatggtgcctgggtttcaacaactaagttacagagataggttgaataagttaagtctttattctctggagcgcagaaggttaaggggggacttgatagaggtctttaaactgatgagagggatagacagagttgatgtggacaagtttttccctttgagaatagggaagattcaaacaagaggacatgacttcagaattaagggacagaagtttaggggtaatatgagggggaacttctttactcagagagtggtagcagtgtggaatgagcttccagtggaagtggtggaggcaggttcattggtatcatttaaaaataaattggataggcatatggatgagaagggaatggagggttatggtatgagtgcaggtgggtgggactaaggggaaaaaaaaattgttcggcacggacttgtagggccgagatggcctgtttccgtgctgtaattgttatatggttatatggttatatggaaatcttcacaaaattatttaaaacaaaactactacccaaagtagaatggatcatttttggaatatcggaaggtaacccagaattaaatatgtttcaaaagaatttacttaattatgggctaataatcggaaaaatgCTTATACattaattttggaaaaatgctccaataccaacaacaaaaatgtggatttcaaacatgttcgaaacattacacttggaagagatgagactcctcctagcaggcaaagcagatcacttccaaaagacgtggtctgcatttatggaactattacaagcataaggtgcaataataagttaaaacataaaggcataaacataaaacaccaggaccgggtaatggggggtataatataaatttttaataaaaacacggttggtatattcttttttgcggagttttgtgttacaatagagcgattgattttcctttcttcttttttttcttttctttctagggtcttatttattttctttgcttccttctctaattccttccctaaggggttctcttctcccaacactttcctgcaccttcacgattcttgcttactttccttacttcttttatttctatcttttttaaagttcaaaaaatgaagtggtacaacataatgtaataagatatatgcgatgtattaatgtgatttactgtactgctaataaaaataaaattaaaataaaaaaagaaatatacgggatagtgaaaggcccagatagagtgaatgtagagagaatgtttccactaatgggagagtctaggaccagagggcacagccgcccagacagaatgtgcaaactccacacagacagcttcaGAGGTCAGGCTTGAACTCCAGTCTCTCTGCAAAAGCTCActgtacacacacagacagatgtGTTACAAAAGGTCTTGGATTGATATTGAAAAATCCGGAGTTGCCACGATTCAATTGCGAAACAGAGCCTGTGGCTACCAATCGGGCACAAGGGTTGGAGGGGGTGAGGAAGGGTACAAGTGGGACCAGCAGGATCCGATCCACGGGAGAAGATCAGCGACAGACATGGAGTTaggagagatagctcagccatgattgaaatgtggagttgacttgatgggccgaatggcctaattctgctcctatcacatgaccttatgaggtccaagggtgagggagggggctaGTTAGCGGGgcaagggggagggaagaggagggacgGGTCccgtgtggtgggggtgggctgGGTCCAGGTCAAGGGGGCAGGTTGAACGAGTACCAAGGGATGAGGGATGGTCCAAGACAAGTGTGAGGCCAGATGCCatggggtggtcactggtcagagtgggtggagggggagaggagtgaggtGATCACTGGCCAAGGACCGAGCTGACCTGAACACTCGGGACATCCCATAATATCTTCACAACCCCAACAGCCCGTGTCACTGGGGAGCGGAGACCTACCTGTACAATACACACTGTAGCTGTAGGTTGTCGGCCACAGCTGATACACAAAGTAACCAGTGCAGTTCTTcaccctgatctcccggttccaGCGACAGATGGCACTTCCATAATTGAAACAGCCTGTCCTGGTCACCTCCCCGTCTCCCACGCTGGGATGGGAACCTGGAACGAGGATGATAAACATTGTAAACAGTACTCGGTGCCACAGTGCGGCGGGGAATGTGAATGTGGAGCCAGTGTAAGGCAGTGATCACAAGCCAGGGTCGGGTCTAACCTGCCTCTGTCAGTGGTGAGCTGctgccctcaccctccccacccacactccccacaGCAGCCCCTGCTCCCTGAGAGCGGCTCCTGGTGCTGACACCCTGGGGTGCCGGGGTCTGGACTGGAAACACAAGCTCCGCCCCTGATGGGTGCTGACAGCTGAATCCCCGCCCTCATTGACCCTCATATCTCACGGATGTTCAAACATTTACATAAATTGAACAATACCCAAAGCCGATTGCAATTAATTACAATTGATAGTAATCAATGTGAACGACCGATTCATAAATgaaaatgggtgctgtctgtactatcGACAAATGTTGAAAATTACGTGTAGTTTATAATTGGTTTAACCCTATATCATACATGCTGGGGAACATGATGGAAACAATGGCCAACATACAGATGTTGGAGGGGTAATAAATAGATATGTCAATGTGATGACCTTTCACAGCACAGCTAATGTTGGTAATATTCACAGTAGgagttgtaaatagctgagggtAATAAAACTGATACACACTGCTGAAGAGCGGGCTTCCTTATCTATATAGAGTGATCCTAGCATTAAGAAGGGATGATTTTCACAGTTCCACCTGGATCCTTATCCGTTGCAACCTTCATATTACAGCTGCTCCTTGGCACTGTGACCAGCAATTAATGTCCTTTTGTAATAAACTGACCCCAATAATTCTCCCTACAGGGAGACTGGCCTTTAAGGGGAGAGTGGTGTCCTCAATAACAGGAATCAAAAGGTGAAAGGTAACTTTGGGAACAACAGAGATGAAAGGTCACAGAGATATTGACCAATGATGCCTTATTTCAAATCTACAAGTGACCATTAAAACATAgaatcagagtgatacagtgtggaaacaggcccatcagcctaacttgcccacaccggccaacatgtcccatctgcactcgtcccacctgcccacatttggtccatattcctcaaaacctgtcctattcattacctgtctaactatttcttaaatgttgggatagtccctgcctcacctgccttctccggcagcttgttccatacatccaccactctttgtgtgaaaaagttacctctctaattcctattaaatctttccccttcatcttcaacccatgtcctctggtccttgattataagatcatccctcatcctcctgcgctccaaggaatagagtcccagcctactcaacctctccctatagctcaaaccctctagtcctggcaacattctcgtgaatcttctctgtaccctttctgacttgacaacatttttgctatgacacggtgcccagaactgaacacaatactcaccaacgtcttatacaactgcaacttgacctcccaacttctatactcaatactctggctgatgaaagccaatgtgccaaaagccttcttgaccacctgatctacctgcgactccaccttcaaggagccatgcacctgcactcctagacacCTCTGTTCTACAGcattccccagaggcctaccattcattgtgtagttcctgcccttgttagtcgtcccaaaatacaacacctcacatttctctgtattaaattccatcaaccattcgtcagctcacctggccaatcaatcaaggCCCTGCTGCAACCATTTTTCACAAtcctcttcactatctgcaaaaccatccacttttatatcatttgcaaacttgctaatcttgccctgtatgttctcatccaaatcattgatatagatgacaaactataatgggcccagcaccaaaccctgaagcacaccactagtcacaggcctctagttcgagaagcaaccttccaccatcaccctctgcttccttccatcaagctaattttctatccattcagctatctctccttggatcccatgcaatctaatcttccagagcagcttaccatgtggaaccttgtagaatgttttgctgaagtccatagatACAACATCTACTACTtttccctcatcgacctttttggtcaagtcttcaaaaaactcaaatcaaatttgtgagacacgaccctGCATGtaaaaaaccatgctgactatctgtaatcagcccttgtccatctaaatgtctGTATATCCTATCCTACAGAACACGCTAGTAACTTTCCAcctacagatgttaaactcactggGCTATAgttcctgtgttcaagaaggaactgcagatgctggaagatcaaaggtacacaaaaatgctggagaaactcagcgggtgcagcagcatctatggagcgaaggaaataggcgacgtttcgggccgaaacccttcttcagactgatggggggtgggagtggagaaggaaggaaaaagagacgaggagcccgagggcagggggatgggaggagacagttcaagggttaaggaaggggaggagacagcaagggctaccaaaattgggagaattcaatgtttatgccaccatggacgcaagcaacccaggcggaatatgaggtgctgttcctccaatttctggtgttgctcactctggcaatggaggagacccaggacagagaggttggattgggaatgggagggggaattgaagtgctgagccaccaggagttcaggtaggttattgtggactgagcggaggtgttcggcgaaatgatcgcccaacctccgcttagtctcaccgatttaaatcagctgacatctagagcaatggatgctgtagatgaggttggaggagatacaggtgaacctttgtcgcacctggaacaactgcttgggtccttgaatggagtcgagggcggaggtgaagggacaggtgttgcatttcatgcggttgcaacggaaagtgcccggggagggggtggtacgggagggaagggaagaattgacaagggagttgcggagggagcggtctttgcggaaggcagacatggggggagatgggaagatgtggcgagtggtggggtcacgttggaggtggcggaaatggctggtggggtgaaaggtgaggaccagggggactctgcccttgttgcgattgcggggatggggagagagagcagtgttgcagggtatggatgagaccctggtgcgagcctcatctatggtggcggaggggaagtgcgaggacatttccgatgccctggtgtggaacgtctcatcctgggaacagttgcggcgtaggcggaggaattgggagtagggatggagtctttacagggggcagggtgggaagacatgtagtcgatatagccatgtgagtcagttggtttgtagtgtatgtcggtcagaagtctgtcccctgcgatggagatggtgaggtcaaggaatggtagggaaatgtcggaaatggtccaggtgtattggagtgctggATGGAGGTTGGTGGTGAAGTgcatgaagtcagtcagttgtgtgcggttgcaggaggtggccccaaagcagtcgtcaatgtaacggaggtagaggtcggggatggggcactGGTCAACTTGCCCGAcaaaggattgttcaacgtgccCGACAAAGagacaggcgtagctggggcccatgtgttattaaattaactgtttattcagaggcccaggaccgtcggagagcagtggaggagggtcagggcggtaagtatataaatcgggcgcggggcttgttttcacagaggcccaggaccgtcagAGAGcaatggaggagggtcagggcggtgagtatataaatcgggtgcggggcttgttttcacagaggcccaggaccgttggagagcagtggaggagggtcagggcttaccgaaatccgtaacgttccacactccatagtgagggttctggtggaagccgctgattggtggaagcagactagaggaagcagctgattgggtgcaacatcaggttagcatttgtgctttctggttaaaggtgcagtgctttagtaaaggtacagtgagccaagggtacagtgggctaaaggtacagtgctttttgtttatataataaaggtgcagtttaaaggtcacgagggagcagctgttgtgagtcagatacctgctgatttctcccagcagtttctattgtattatac
Encoded here:
- the LOC129715991 gene encoding uromodulin-like is translated as MNDGNLAVGWYRFNSSGGWKITETVVPASHCSAKYPGWLAGSHPSVGDGEVTRTGCFNYGSAICRWNREIRVKNCTGYFVYQLWPTTYSYSVYCTATDSALGDPCVTHTVLDQPWRSTDCSNTECSAGTWMNDGILAAGWYRFNSSGGWKIPETVVPVNHCSGKYPGWLAGAHPSVGDGEVTRSVCFTSGSYICNWNREIRVKNCIGYFVYWLRPSPSTSAVYCTDPASLTTEEPQETTAEPQSTASEPDTCSGIDGGIIGTSYFPQSSTSAGKEWGRFRAGTCHQ